The Thermobifida halotolerans sequence CCTGGACCCGGGCCAGCCGCTGGACCTCCCGTGGATCGTCGGCGCGGCGCTGGATGAGGGTGAGCGTGTGCAGCACGGAGTCGTGGATGTGGGCGGCGAGCTCGGCGCGTTCCTGGCTGCGGATGCGTTCTCGGCGTTCCCTGTCCCGTTCCCGTACCAGGCCGATGATCCAGGGCGCGACGATCAACGCGATTCCGGCCAGCAGGGTGAGCGCGAAGGTGAGCCCCGCCCGCGCCTCGTGGAGCTGCTGCTGGAAGGCGAGGAAGCCGATGACGCCGATGATGACGAGCAGGATGCCCGCTCCGGTGCGGACCCAGCCCTTGCGGTCGCGCAGCACCGTGGAGGCGACCCACTCGTCGCGTTGGGCGGGGTTGGCCTGCTGCCACAGGATGGTGCCGCCGAGCGCGCCGAAGACCAGGAACCACAGCAGCGGATCGAAGACACCGCCGAAGAGGAGGAAGAGCACCCCCAGCCCGGCCGCCAGCGCGATGTAGGCGAGCAGTTGGCTGATGTCGCGCCCCCTGCGGCGGGAGCGCTCCGCTCCTCCGGCGGCGGTCTCGTCCGCGGACTCCGGTTCGACCGGGACGACCAGCATCAGGGTGAGGTAGACGGCGATGCCGACGCCGCCGATGGACAGCGCGAGCAGCGCCAGACGCGCCACGACCGGGTCGATGCCGAGGTGGCGGGCCAGTCCGGAGCAGACCCCGCCCAGGAGGCGGTCGGCGCGCCCCCGGTACAGCCGCGGTGTCTCTTCTCGCGTTGCGGTCACCGTCTCCTCGCATTCCTGTGGTCTTCCGCTCTCAGCATG is a genomic window containing:
- a CDS encoding ATP-binding protein, with the protein product MTATREETPRLYRGRADRLLGGVCSGLARHLGIDPVVARLALLALSIGGVGIAVYLTLMLVVPVEPESADETAAGGAERSRRRGRDISQLLAYIALAAGLGVLFLLFGGVFDPLLWFLVFGALGGTILWQQANPAQRDEWVASTVLRDRKGWVRTGAGILLVIIGVIGFLAFQQQLHEARAGLTFALTLLAGIALIVAPWIIGLVRERDRERRERIRSQERAELAAHIHDSVLHTLTLIQRRADDPREVQRLARVQERALRSWLYQRRTDDETTVSPALERAAAEVEETHGVPIEVVCVGDCPLDDGLRATLKAAREAMVNAAKYAGVDTISVFCEVEPEEVLVFVRDRGAGFDLDSVPADRMGVRGSIIGRMERHGGDARIRTAPGEGTEVQLRMPRAPETR